The Microbacterium sp. zg-Y1090 sequence CGGGTTCGGCCTGTACGTGGCGAACTTCTCCAACTACGACCGCACCTACGGGTCGCTGGCCGGCGTCATCGTCTTCCTGCTGTGGCTCTGGATCGCCAACCTCGCCCTGCTGTTCGGCGCGGAGTTCGACGCCGAACTCGAGCGTGGCCGCCAGCTGCAGGGAGGGATGGCGGCGGAGCAGGACATCCAGCTGCCCGCCCGCGACACACGCAAGAGCGACAAGCGTGCGAAGAAGGAGCGCGAGGACATCATCGAGGGGCGCCGCATCCGGGTGGAGGCCGCCGCGCACAGCGACGCGTCAGAGGGCGACACGGACACGCGCTGACGCTGGATCTTCCAGTCCGTAGAGGATCTTGTCGTGCAGCTCTTCGGCGAGCTTCATCTCCGCCCGCCCGAACCAGATCGGCAGCGGGATGCTACGCGCAGGCGGCGGGCATGCTCGAGGAAGGACATGGGCCACACATACGGCCGGGCGGGCGCGCCGCCTCCGAGGCTGCATCCGCCTCCGCGACCTGAACTGCACATGAGCAACTCCTCACGTGGCAGGGAGGTTTCACGGCTCTTGCACAGTCTGCGGCGTCGTAGTGTGAGAGACCAGGTCCCGCAGACGACGCTCAGTCATCGTCCCCGCAGCAACCCGAATCGCTCGTAGCAGTCCTTCTCTTTGAACACTCTCCGCGACCTGGTCCCGCTAGGCAAAGGAGAGCGCCATGGGCACGTTGTATTACGGATCCGCCACCTCACCCATTCACATCCAGGATGAGATGCTGGCCCACCTCAAGGTCGTGATGGCCACCAAGCTGCGTCGCGGCGAGAGCTTCACCGTCACGTGGCGCCACGACGAGAACAGCCCCGCCGGGCGCACGACGCTGTGGATCGAGCCGAGCATCCCGCTGCGGTTCACTTTCGACTCGGCCGACCCGGCCGTGCTCGATCCCGCGCTGCTGCGGGAGTTGGCCGACGAGGTCAGCCGCGGCGGAAGTCTCACCCTCCCGCCCCTGTGGACACCGTCCGCCGACGCCGCCCGCACCGGAAGGCACCTCGCTGGCCCTCGGCGCTCGCGGGTGCCCGTCGCCGTCGATCTGGCGGCCGAGACCGCCTGACGGGGTCAGAACCCGTCGGCATAGGGCGCACCGTCCGGGTCCTGCGGATCGGGCGCGCCCGAGGTCTGCGGGGCGGGGCTGCGTTCGTCGCGCACCCGTGCCGCCAGCATGTTCAGCCGCTCGACCAGCTCGGCATCGACGATCTCGTCGTGAGGGGAGCCCTCCGAATCGGAGATCAGCTGACTCGCCGGTCCGATCAGCACCTCAGAGCGCCCCCGGGTGCCGTCGTCTCGGAGGGTCGGGATCGACACGGTCGCCGACGACTCCGCCTCCGCCAGCGCCTGGGCGTAGCCGAGCAGAGCGTGCGCGATGTCGGTGCCGGTGACGATCGAGTTGCCGGCGTAGTGCAGTCGGTCCATCAGGCCTGTCTATCCGCGCCGTCCGCGGGCGGATAGGGGCTTCCGCCCGCGGGGCAGGTGGGCGAGGATGAAGCGTCGGCCGTGTCGGCGGGGGGAAGTGGAGAGGTGCCACGATGGGCAAGTTCATCTTCGAAGGCCAGCTGAAAGCGGACTTCGAGGACCGGCTGCTCTCACACCTGCAGCTGGTCATCGGGAACAAGCTCCGCCGCGGCGAGTCCTTCCACTTCACCTGGCGCGACGACGCGAGCGTCGGCGACGGACGCACCTCCATCTGGGTGCACCCTCGCAGCGTGATCGTCTACAAGTACTACGGCAGCCGTCGCGCCGCGCTGAATCCGGCGTGGCTGGGAGCGCTCGCCTACACAGCCAACTCCCCACAGGGGCTGTACGTGGTGCCCGAACCCGCCCCCGACACCGCGACTGCGAGCTTCGATGAAGCGGATTGACATCGCCTACGGCGCCAACTCCTACTCGGTCGGCGGTCGCGACCTCGATGAGCTGCGCGCGCAGATCATGGCGAGCGTCGAGGGGGCCGCGCCGCCGTTCTGGCTCGAGGTCAACCACGGCGAAGGCCAGCCCCGGCCGACGTCGCTCCTGATCAGCCCCGCCACCCAGCTCGCGCTGACACCCATTCCGGGAGATGACGAGCTGCTCTGACGCCCCGGCCGCGGACGTGTCAGCGGTCGTCGCCCGCGGCGCCCGCCCAGGGCACCTCGGGGACGCGCGCGTAGCGGATGCCGGCGGCATCCCATGCCGGCCCGAGGGCGGCGACACGAGCGACGAAGTCCTCCGCGTCGCGCTCGCCGGCCGGCGACCAGCCGATCTCGGCCAGCGCCGCGACGCGGGGGAAGACCAGGTACTCGACGTCGGCCATCGTGTGGGTGGTCTCCGCCCAGAGGGGTCCCTCGACGCCCAGGATGTCGGCCTCGGAGATGCCGTCGACGATCGCCGTCGGCTCCCAGCCGTATGCCTGTGCCAGTGAGGTCGCGCCGTCGGCCCAGTCGAGCCCCAGCGGGCGGCCGCCGGGGGTGGCGGGCGGCTCGGGGTAGGCCATGTCGAGGTAGGCCGCATCCGCGGGCGACATGATCACCTGTCCGCCCTGGGCGACGACGGCCCGCACGTTGTCGGCAGAGTCGCCGACCGGACTCACGTAGCTCCAGTACTGCGCGACCGTCCCCGCGGGCAGGTCTTCGGACGCGCCGATCTCATGCCACCCGATGACGCGCTTGCCGGTGGCCGCCGCCGTCGCGGTGATGCGCCGCACCAGGTCGCGATAGTCCTCGGCAGGTGTCGACCACGACTCATCCCCACCGATGTGCAGCCACGGTC is a genomic window containing:
- a CDS encoding DUF7882 family protein, translating into MGTLYYGSATSPIHIQDEMLAHLKVVMATKLRRGESFTVTWRHDENSPAGRTTLWIEPSIPLRFTFDSADPAVLDPALLRELADEVSRGGSLTLPPLWTPSADAARTGRHLAGPRRSRVPVAVDLAAETA
- a CDS encoding DUF7882 family protein — protein: MGKFIFEGQLKADFEDRLLSHLQLVIGNKLRRGESFHFTWRDDASVGDGRTSIWVHPRSVIVYKYYGSRRAALNPAWLGALAYTANSPQGLYVVPEPAPDTATASFDEAD